GTCGTtggccagcaagcaaagcataGCGCGGTAAAGTTGTAATGTACGTCCACGTGTTTTGGCGTGGGCACGCACGTAGATGCGATCATGGGTGAGGTCAAGCTCGATGACAGGTCGCATCATATATTCGATGAGGACTGCTTGGCGGGTGCTGAGGTCGGCCTAGTCTCTCTGATTCCGAGGTTTACTCGGTAAGGTGCCTCGAGCTCGAGGGTCGGGGCATGTTATTGGATAGGGCGCCCCGAATTTGGCCGGGGCGTACCGTCGAATATCCAAGGCGCCCCGAGCTCAGTCAGGGTGTGTCGGCGAATATAAGGGCTCTCCAAGCTTAGTCGGAGCACATCGTTGTATAGTCCTATGGTCGAAAGAGCTCTTTGGCTCACAGCCGACATAGCAGGGCGCTCCGAGCTCAGGCTCGGGATGTCATTAGAAGAGATTGCTGCAGGTCGTAGCAGCGAAGAGATCCGTCCGAGGTCGACTGAGCCTTCGGCGAAGTTCGAGATCGGGCTAACTCTTAGCAGGACCGAAGTCTGGCCTGGTTGGTGTCGAGTTCTTTCCGGCTAGAATGGAATAATCCCTTGTCCTAAGCAGaatgatccattttgccccccatcagTAACTATTTGTATTTTATGAGAAAAAGTAACtacttatattatatattaaggagaaaaaaaagctcCCAAGGCTGATCAAGATGGAATTAGTACTTCCtaatgttagaataattttaggAATCACATAACAACCTACATCacttataatatttttctttatcagcGTGATTCTGTGTCAACTTTTTCTTTGCTAACATAATCTTGCTAGAATGACTTTAAGAATCACATGACAATCTGTATCAcctataatatttttcattattaGTGAGAACCTATATCAACTGatattatttttcatatatAGAATTTGTACACAAGTATTTATAATTCTtgagatgtaccaaaaaaaaaacaacaaaaaataaaattatatatatatatatatatatatatatatatatatatatatatatatatatatatatatatatatatatatatatatatttctctcCTTCACGACCCAGCAGTAGCATTATCCCTTCCCCGTTATTTCCATGTCCTAATGGGGATGACAATCGAAAAGCACCGAGTCCGGACAAATTGACCCAGACTCTCCCGCTTAGGGAGGCACCGAACCCATTGCCCCCTTTTGTGTGTGTGGGATTCGTAGACTTGATCCACACGATACGGGAGggcttgtgtgtgtgtgtgtgattcGTAGACTTGATCCACACGATACGGGTCCACCACGACTTCTATGCTGAATTGAACCCATCTTGGTCTTTCCATTAGCCGTCCAAATTGACGCGGTCCAGTTGGACCCATGCTTTGGATGGTTGAATCAAATGTAGTAATGGGGGTCTCCAAACCACCAAAGCTAGGTCTGGCCAAGTCAAACCTTGCTTGGGTGTTCAAAAGCATATGTTTCCTCTCCATTGcacttctatatatttttccttCTGAAAACgtgttttttttgttgtttggtTGGAATTAAACCAAACCTTCTCACCCATGCCTATTGTAAATAATATATAGAACATAATATTCCCACTGTTTTGCTAAGGAAAAACTTCATAATTTAAATCAGAAGCAGCATCCCGTTTCTTCtgattaaaagaaagaaagaaagaaaaggtaaTATCTTATTTCATGTGCATGTTGCTCGTTTCTAGAATGACTGATCTATGTATTGATCTTCGGCTTTTACTTATCAAGTTTGGATCCTTTGTGATATATTTTTTGCACCCCAGAGTGTTGTACCATCTTGGATAGTTGCCACATTACTTATTTTGGAGATGGATGGCCGCCACTCGTGAGAATTCAGAGCCATAAATAATGAGTGCTCTAGATGAATGGTAGCCGTCCATCACCGAGATGGATGACATAGTGGCTATCCACCACAAAGGTTCTCgggttttacttatttatcttagaagaagaaagagttaGAGCACAATCGATCACATCAAAATAAGAGACACGTCATCGATATCCAATCTTTAGAAAAGCACCTTCCATATTTTGCACACGAATCTTCCTTCCATTGAAATGAAGATGCACACCAACAAAAGTTGTTAGCATTAGGAAAAAACGACCTACTAATTTACTTTTTGGCATCTAGTCTTGATAGATCAaatgattattttaaaaacaCTCCTCCTATCCACAAAACAAAATTAAATCGACCTCCAAAACTAATGTGGCAAGTTGTTGACTCTTCTGCAGGAGGATTTCCCCATAACTTATTGATTCTTCTATCTTGGATTCCAATGTCCTCTTTGTAAGGGGACACTTGGTGTCTCTTTCTTGAACTACTTCACTCTGTTGGAAAGTTGTAATGAATTCCACAGGAACGGATTATTCTTCTTTATACGACATATCAGTGGACTTTTGGGAACCAGTCCTCCTCTCGGCCTGTCCACTTCCACAGGATGGTAGGATTTGGTGCAATTGGTGCTTATCACGGAGTTTCTGATCATCAATTGTGACCCTAAGATCTCATGACGTACCTTTCTCTCCttatctgtttgtttttctattaaCTATTAAGTGCAGTTGAGATTGTTCACTCACAAATTCATGGGCAAGGACAACCAATTACGTTACGATAACTGTTTTGCTGAtgtttaaattaaaattaaagttTTGCTTACGAAATCGTCATCTGTCTCCAAGCATTCACTCTTTTGAGGTTGTGTTTGATGAGGAACAAGGCTGAATAGACCTTATTCTTAGCAAACAATTAAgtcttcaaaatatatatatgggagGAGCAATTGCTTTGATCAAAACTGCTTCTTCCTGGAAAATCTATTCAAGGGGTTGAAATAACTTCGTTCCACAATTAAGGCCCTCTTTAGTTCGCAGCCCCTTTGTTTAAATGGACAAAAATGCTGCCAGTCCTATATCTTTGTGCGTCTAAAGAAAGGGGACAAAGATACTGTCACTCCTACAGTTGTTCCAACCAGGAATAAGAAATTTCATCCAAACAACAAGAATAATAGCTATCCCTCTTTTAGATTTCCTTACTCTCAAAAACAAATGCAgactaaatatttattttagagaATACATGGCTTGGAGGATAGTTCTATGATTTTTGAACCGACCAATCACTAAATTTAGAatctactcaaaaaaaaaaatctcaattttTAAGCAATCTTAGTCTTATTGGACATCTAAGCACACAGAATTTTTTAGTAGATTGAAGCTAAGAAGACCCCttgctccttttttttaaatgacAACCCTACTTCGTGTATGTAGAGCGTACCGCATAAAGCGAAGGCTCGAGGTCCACGCCATCAACCACCTTCTCCTAGCTAAAGTCTAACTTTTCCTTTTGTGGACCAGAAAAGTTAGACCTCAAGACTGAAGAGACTCATGGCAATATACGTGGCATAGAAACGTATGCGGTCGCCATAAAAGATGGTCCAACCTGACTGCTAAACGGAACTCAAGAAAGCTAGACATTAGATCCTCTTCAATAATTGAGGGGTCCAGTTCAATTGCAAACCCCCATTTGTGGATACAATCCATTTATATCCTAAACTACCACTACTACTAAGCTATTTCCTCTTCAATAATTGAGGGGTCCAGGTCAATTGCAAACCGCCATTTGTGGATACAATCCATTTATATCCTAAACTTCTGCTACTACTAAGCTATTTCCTACTGGAAAAGGCTAAAGATCACTTGCTACTGATCTTTGCTCAATTCGCCGGGAGATGCGGAAGTTGGTGATTGGCTAAGCAAAAGCGGAGACACCACTAACCCTACCATGCATGGCACCAATCCCTAATTCTAGGTAAATTGAGCGGTGATCGTTAGCAAAAGATCGGTAGTAGTAATGGTAGTAGTAGTAGGAGCAGTggtcatttttatttttgtcacCATCATTGAATCATAACAGATAGAAGCAAACAATGAGAAAGACCAACAAACGAGCATTAGAGTGCACAACAGAACCACTAACCAACCTCTCCTAGAAAAGACAATAATAGAAGACAAAATCAACCAAGATGCAAAAGCTGAAGTAACTATCACTACCATGATGATGATAAATTAACGCAAAATTTAAAGTTCTACGGTGCAGCAGCAGAATAACATAGATGTAACTAAATAACAAGAAGAGTTAGGAAGTGTACCTTTGCCTTTCACCAAGGACATTGACGATTATATGCCCTGAAGTCCGTTCCATGAGCATGAATCCATGAGCTGCAGCAGCATAGACCAATGCCTGCTCATCAGGGGATTCGCCCTGATAGTCGATGAGCTTGGTTGCCGGATCTGGTGTCTCGATCACTATCGGCACGATGGTGTTACAAGTCGCCAAGGCGAGAAAGAAATCACGAGCGCGATTTGCCTTCTCTGTTCCCTTGCCACCCCTCAGAACATTCAGCAGCTCTGGATCAGTCTTAACACTCATCTTTGGTCTCCAAATCTGACCATTTACTGttcaaaatattaagaaaaacaatgaatttacTCATCCTTTATGGAATTGTTATGTAAGAAATGATTGTTTATATCATCTATTTGTCACGACTGTTTCTTACAATAGATTACTGTTCCTTGTGATACTTGTGCAACCTGTTTTATGAAAAGATGCCATCAAGCTCATGTATCATGTGGGGGTCCAACTACCATCGCCGAGTCGGACCATAGACTTAATGTGCTACTTGGAGGATACTGTACCTAATTATCCATCCTCTCTATAAAGACAAACTATCTGGATGATGCCTTCAAGGCTTTTACTGGAAGTATTTCTCGTTTCTAACGACGATGTCACATATTAATTCATGTGGCTAGATGCAAAATGACATCATGCCGGCATGGAGCTGCATTCTTGGCAGCAGGCCAACCTTCTATGTCAGGTCCTAGTGTCTCACCACATTACCATGTGAAATTATACACATGGAGGGAAATTGCTTAGGTCTCAACTAGTTGCAATCAAACTGCAGACACAGAGTTGATGGTATCAACTGTGTGTTTGAGCTATCAATGGCATGTAGGAAGACCCCATCCTTTGGAGTTAATGCTTGTGGTCTAGAAAAATAGATCATGGAGAGCACAAGTAAATAACTAAATGAGAGTAATGCTGCCACCTACCTGAGATGAAAAGCCCGTTCTCCTCATCATCCTGGCCTCCACTAAAATCCATCCCATGGACACTGGCACACCGGAACTCCATCTTGTTCTCTGTCAAAGTGCCTGTTTTATCCGAGAACACGTACTTGATCTGCCCCAAATCCTCATTTATATTCAATGCCCTGCACTGAAACTTGGATTTGGTCTTCTCATCACGCATTCCCTTATCCTGAATCATGAAGAAGGCCTGCCCCAATCTCACCAGCTCCATAGATATATACAAGGCTATTGGAATCATAACTTGGAACTGAATCACTGCCATCATGAAAGTAAACACGGTCTGCCATCCAATACCATAGTAATCATAATTGTCGCCGTCCGAAAAATTCTTCTTCCGGTAGTACGGCAGGTAGTTGAGCTCGTCGCGGTGGCGGTGCAGCCATAGACCGGCGAGGATTGTAACAACAGAGCACAATGCAGTAAGAGAGATGGCTAGAAATATCGTCTCCCGGTTCATATGAGTCTCGAGCCGGCTTCGCTTCGATGGCGCCCCAGAGCTGTTGAGCATCACCTTGGTGTCCTTGCCGGTGTACACCGCGGCGCCGACGGCCCAATTGGTGTTCTTGAGCTCGCAGCCTCGGAGAATTATGTTCGAGGGGCCGAGCGAGACTCTCTTGCCATCGACGTCTATGTTGGCATGGAATCCATATATGTTGCGGTTCGGCTTCTCGCAGCGAATTAGGCCTGACATGGATTCAGGCGGCGTCGAGAGCGTCTCCTGCTTCGCGTAACGAGTCTTGAGGTTGGACTCGCCGTCGAGATTGATGGTCTGGACGTAGGCGACGCCGGTGGGATCGCTGGTGGAGAGGAGGACCATGTCGCAGGGGATGCTCTCATTGGCGGCGATTCTGATGATCTCGCCGACGCGGATATCCTTCCACCGCTTCGGCCGGAATTTGGCGTCGACCAGTGCGGAGACCATCCGGTTGTTCTCGTTGCGGTCGGAGCGGTGGCGCCGCCAGTCCTCGTAGGCATCCTTGACGGCGGTGACACCGAGGACGAAAGCCAGCGGCAGGACGGAGGCGACGGGGCTGTACACGTCAAGCTGAGGGACTTGGTTCAGGCCGGCAAGGACGAGGAAGTATACGTAGGCAAGACGGTGGAACTGTTCGAAGAGGTTGCGAGGGAGGAAGGTGAGGATGGAGTACTTGGTGGTTCGTATCGAATTGTTTGGGAATCTGACGGGATTGTTCGTCCTGTCGGCGTCGTTGATGTACACGAACCGAGCCTCGTCGTCGCTGATCTCCCTCTGCGAGCCGAGCCGCCCGGAGTCGGAGCGCTTGGAAGGATACCGGCGAGCCGGCTTCGAGTCCGAGCGGCCGAAGTTCTCGACGGAGAACGTTGCCTTCGAGCTAGCCTTCAGCTCTGCGGCGAAGGAGAATTCGCTGCTGGATGGAGTCCTGTCTGCGTTCCGGGATCGAGAGGACCTGCGAGAGGACGATTTTGCGACTGCAGGAGGAATCGGACCGGCGGAGTTAGTTTCAGTGCGAGCTGCGGGATTTGCCCCCTGCGGCGATGGAATTAGCAGGGGCCGACCGGAGGCCATGATCGAAAAGCCAAGGGAGGATTCAGGAGCTTGGAATCTATGAATTCATGGCTAATCGAAGTATTCACCGTGCAATTGGATTGAAGAACTTTCGATGGTTTTGGGAGGGAGGGCGAATTTGGAGAGGTGGGGTGGTGGAGATATGGAGGCTTGGTTTCCAAGATAACAAGCCTTTGCCAAGGAGATGGCGGCTAAAAGAAAATTGTATAGTGAAAGGAGGGAATCGGGAGAGGACAAGGGAGAAGtcagaagggagagagagagagatatatgGACCGGAAAGTCTTCGCGTGGGCTTCCAGAGGGGGCTTCTTAGAAGGAACGGAAATGGGAGATTGGCTCCTGGCCAATGGATGTTGCTTTTGAGTTGGCTAATCTTAGCTCATGTCCTCGGTCAGAAAGAATCCTCCATCGCCATGTTTCAAACTAATACGCTGTTTTCCTTGTGGTCTTTCTAGAGGGTCAGCTTAATTGGTCCAAGAGCTAATAAATACAAGACTGTTCTCACAATTCAATACATGATTGTACCTTTTACTTTTATTTGTTCTAGAATTAGATAAATTCCACGTAGATGTTCTTGAATTCCAGGCGTCTGAGAAGTTTGAAAAATGTTATAAACTTGCCCGTGCAAGCACGTGCTGCATGATGGAAGAAGATTCTTATCTCCttttgatataaaataaataaatttatgatctatttaatttatttcataAGTTTATAACATATTAAAGAAGTAATTTTAGTTTAGCAAGTTATGTTTGGAACATTagataaatcttttttttttttttttgggtaaaacgAGGGGGGGTGCATCACcagcgtagcagcccccactaggCCCTCCTAGCCTCCTTCCACTAGAAAATGTTTGATGTGGGTAGAATTTTTGCTCGTACCCTCTCCGACCTGTGGGTCATCCCATGTGTAAGTACGTCATCCCAGCGCTACCTCAGTGCCAGCTAGACCATATAACGTTCCCACCGAGCATGTCTAAGCGgagggcatccggtccccacatttaatcgacgcccgcgcgtttcgaatctAAACCGCGCCGGTGGAAGCAAAGCTCCGTTCCAATTGTGCTACTACCTTGGTGGCCATTAGATAAATCTTTGGGAGCTGCGGTAGATTGCAACTATTTCTAAATTGTGGCATTCTTGAAAAAATGCacaaaatgttggaaaaattaaatgcgcacgcggctaTTCTCGGGCCCCCGCTGTAATTTTCCTCCGCGGACGAGTCTGCAAAAAGACCAAAATAGCCTTGCTTAAAACCCTTATAAATACCCCTTGATTTCATCCTATTGGTGACAcaaaaaattagagaaaaatatcaaaaaaattctggagaaaagttcttcctcttagccacttctgttttttttatttttacaattatattcagtttattttattctttttatttcgttctttgctggatctgtaAGTCCGATCGGATTCAATTTGGCTTCTTTCGAAACGTACCGAAGAAGAAGTTTAGGATCGTCGTATCTTTGAGGAGGATTGCCGGAAGATCCGTACATAGGGGCAAACACTTCTTCGGGATAGCTTCTACGCTGAGCTGCCTTCAATCATGCTATTTTCTCTTActcttgttttaaatttaatattagtaaatATGTAGGATTTGCAACTTTATGATTTAAATGTATTAaataaatagatttattttgtgcaaaaatagttttcttttgtaataaaatagatttattttgatgttgaagaatatatatatatatattatttcttttaagatttttattaattgtgattatagatttatttacttatttaggtgatatattgctaacaatctaaagaagtgtttgtttttttattagtaatatataattcagtAAATCATTCTACAAAGGTAATAATTTatttaacctccaagaggtttatcatacctccatttggacttcttaaggagtaattttcagattccattcaaataaaaaattcaaaaattagttaatacataataattaattcattgaattgacttattagatctcaatcaattattctaataaggtaataaatcatatactttattgaattgacaaattagatctcaattataaCAATTGATTTGCTactacaaaattagtaatcaattattctaataagataataaatcttataattcattgaattgacattttagttctcaattacaataattaatttgctggcacaaaattagtaatcaattattctaataagataataaaccttataattcattgaattgacattttagatttcaattacgataattgatttgctggcacaaaattagtaatcaattattctaataaggtaataaatcaattctaatatataatttattgaattgacatattagatttcaattacaataattgtctAGCTAGCctaaattaataattatttattactaattcaaaaaattcaaatggaaaattcaaaaattgattaatacataataacaaatttaagtttgcacttaggtttttgtaaaaattgaatttgtgtgatttctagtgattatatctactaactaatagtgtcaaagaaaagcttatcaaaaaggcatacgtgcctaagaaaggctagtACTTAAGCGAGCCTAAtactccaccaccgatctggagctaatctggctattattttttggatatatcaactaaacattcaaaattcaatacaaattttagtgcaatcttttgacataaaCTTTTTGCCTTCATTCAGGTTTCTGTCTCTTTTATATAACCTTGATCCTATGGCCTCTAACACTAGTGACCaccttagtgccaaacctgaaaaatttgatggccacaactttaggaggtggcagaaccaaatgcggctctggctcaccacattaggaTTGTTCTCAGCCGCAGGTGAAAGCACATCCAAAGTTGATAAcgggtccaacccaactactTCACAACTTGCTACTCGCCAAAATCCAAACCCAAATCTAAATCGGAGTTCATCCTCCTCCCAAACTGAACCTTCTACTTCCACCAGCACACCCTCTAGGACTCCTAATGAGATAAACTATCATTGCATCCATAGAATCTTAGGTGCCTtttctgagaggctgtatgaCATCTATTACACAGCtaagagtgccaaagaactccGGGACACCttagatagcaaatatggtcttgatgatgtTGGGGTAAAGAGATTCAAGGTCTCCGACTCCAATAactttaggatggtggactcaaagcctatgaatgaccaaatcCATAACTTTGAAAtcctgatccaccagcttagggctaatgggACCAATTTGGATAAATCATTCCAAGTAGCCtgtctgatagataaactacctaaTTCCTGatctgattttgctaagaccctgagccatacccaagaaggtctcaccctaacccaagtcttgaactccattagaattgaagagCAACATAGGCTCAGGAGTAAAACCTCTATTGGACAAAAAAATAATGCTTATAATAT
The Phoenix dactylifera cultivar Barhee BC4 chromosome 3, palm_55x_up_171113_PBpolish2nd_filt_p, whole genome shotgun sequence DNA segment above includes these coding regions:
- the LOC103701111 gene encoding phospholipid-transporting ATPase 1 isoform X1, with the protein product MASGRPLLIPSPQGANPAARTETNSAGPIPPAVAKSSSRRSSRSRNADRTPSSSEFSFAAELKASSKATFSVENFGRSDSKPARRYPSKRSDSGRLGSQREISDDEARFVYINDADRTNNPVRFPNNSIRTTKYSILTFLPRNLFEQFHRLAYVYFLVLAGLNQVPQLDVYSPVASVLPLAFVLGVTAVKDAYEDWRRHRSDRNENNRMVSALVDAKFRPKRWKDIRVGEIIRIAANESIPCDMVLLSTSDPTGVAYVQTINLDGESNLKTRYAKQETLSTPPESMSGLIRCEKPNRNIYGFHANIDVDGKRVSLGPSNIILRGCELKNTNWAVGAAVYTGKDTKVMLNSSGAPSKRSRLETHMNRETIFLAISLTALCSVVTILAGLWLHRHRDELNYLPYYRKKNFSDGDNYDYYGIGWQTVFTFMMAVIQFQVMIPIALYISMELVRLGQAFFMIQDKGMRDEKTKSKFQCRALNINEDLGQIKYVFSDKTGTLTENKMEFRCASVHGMDFSGGQDDEENGLFISVNGQIWRPKMSVKTDPELLNVLRGGKGTEKANRARDFFLALATCNTIVPIVIETPDPATKLIDYQGESPDEQALVYAAAAHGFMLMERTSGHIIVNVLGERQRFDVLGLHEFDSDRKRMSVIIGCPDKTVKLFVKGADNSMFGVIERSINLDIIQATETHLHAYSSLGLRTLVIGMRELSRAEFDDWQSAYEKASTTLFGRGGLLRAVAANVECNLHILGASGIEDKLQQGVPEAIESLRQAGIKVWVLTGDKQETAISIGYSCKLLTSEMTQIVINSHSKDYCRKSLEDAIAMTDRLAAMSLGAQNTITGTESQRVPIALIIDGTSLVYILETELEEELFKVATACDVVLCCRVAPLQKAGIVALIKNRTDDMTLAIGDGANDVSMIQMADVGVGISGQEGRQAVMASDFAMGQFRFLVTLLLVHGHWNYQRMAYMILYNFYRNAVFVFMLFWYVLYTAFSLTTAITEWSSVLYSVIYTALPTIVVGILDKDLSRKTLLKYPQLYGSGQREERYNLKLFILTMMDTVWQSLAIFFIPFLAYRHSTIDGSSLGDIWTLAVVILVNIHLALDVFRWNWITHASMWGCIVATAICVIIIDSIPVLPGYWSIYHVMGTGLFWLLLLGITVAGMVPRFAMKAFTEYFMPSDIQIARELEKFGNLNEATASEIPMSTFSQPQQGFI